From the genome of Rhodobacteraceae bacterium Araon29, one region includes:
- a CDS encoding Ldh family oxidoreductase, whose product MTEVTVEIIKQTTKTALQAHGAADWICEHVADAVATAESVDNRICGLYYLESYCLQLQSGRVNGTAEPVVTSAKAGAVHVDAKMGFAQSAFARGLPVAVEAAQKLGVASLAVGHAHTCTSLGYFTEQIARAGLIGFGLTNASPIVAPPGGKTRVIGTNPIAFSVPDGKGGIAMQFDQSTTTVALGKITMAKAAGEPIPKGWAIDSKGNPTTDPEAALTGSLVSMGGYKGWGFGLMAELLAAGMTGGVVSRDVKPLKAPEGPPHDLGQYYLLIDPASGPAFYDRFEAVADAVSLDQNARMPGQGKTPATTVDVPDALWEMVGKLAAK is encoded by the coding sequence ATGACCGAAGTTACCGTTGAAATCATTAAACAAACAACGAAAACTGCATTGCAGGCCCATGGGGCGGCTGACTGGATTTGTGAACATGTCGCCGATGCTGTGGCCACAGCAGAAAGCGTCGATAATCGGATTTGTGGTCTGTATTATCTTGAAAGCTATTGCCTGCAATTGCAAAGCGGGCGGGTTAATGGCACGGCCGAACCGGTAGTGACGTCTGCGAAGGCCGGGGCGGTGCATGTGGATGCTAAAATGGGGTTTGCCCAGTCTGCTTTTGCGCGGGGGTTGCCTGTGGCAGTTGAGGCGGCGCAGAAATTAGGGGTGGCAAGCCTTGCTGTGGGCCATGCGCATACCTGTACCTCGCTGGGCTATTTTACCGAACAAATTGCCCGCGCTGGACTGATCGGATTTGGGCTCACCAATGCCTCGCCAATTGTGGCGCCTCCGGGCGGTAAAACCCGAGTTATTGGCACCAATCCAATTGCCTTTTCAGTGCCTGACGGCAAGGGCGGTATTGCCATGCAGTTCGATCAGTCGACAACCACTGTGGCGCTGGGTAAAATCACCATGGCCAAAGCCGCAGGAGAACCCATTCCAAAAGGCTGGGCCATTGATTCCAAAGGAAATCCTACCACTGATCCCGAGGCGGCACTGACCGGTTCACTGGTTTCCATGGGCGGTTATAAAGGCTGGGGATTTGGCCTGATGGCTGAGCTTCTGGCGGCCGGAATGACCGGCGGCGTGGTGTCGCGTGATGTCAAACCGCTAAAAGCGCCCGAAGGCCCGCCACATGATTTGGGCCAGTATTATCTCTTGATTGATCCGGCCTCAGGCCCGGCCTTTTATGACCGGTTTGAGGCGGTAGCAGATGCGGTTTCTCTTGATCAAAATGCCCGGATGCCGGGGCAGGGCAAAACCCCTGCAACCACGGTCGATGTGCCCGATGCGCTGTGGGAAATGGTTGGTAAGTTAGCAGCGAAATAG
- a CDS encoding MATE family efflux transporter, with amino-acid sequence MYISDAYRSQIKKMIALGAPLAAGYIVHVSIGVTDTIMLGRYSIDALAAVVLGHTYFFVFFIVGGGFGHAVMPLVASAVSSGDDLQIRRLTRMGLWLSAAFSIIFLGSFWFSSAVLQLLGQDPSLSLVAQGYLRVVGFALFPALMVIVIKSYLSALELMRAVLLITLGGFIINIPLNYCLIFGNWGAPELGVQGAAIASLVVNIFMALGVALYAQWVLPAQQIFARLWRPDWSAMVKVAKLGAPIGATSFAEVGLFSGASFMMGWLGTVPLAAHGVALQLTSLAFVVHVGLSGAATILVGKAYGRQEKTTLRQVSIAAFALSMVFATVTAIAYVTIPAPLLAAFIDAADPAFDQIIFYGSALLLMSALFQVVDAAQVMGLGFLRGIQDTAVPMAMAVVSYWIIGLPIAYIFCFIFDWGGPGLWAGLAVGLAAAAVMMLARFLLLLKRL; translated from the coding sequence ATGTATATTTCTGACGCTTACCGTTCACAGATTAAAAAAATGATAGCGCTCGGCGCCCCCTTGGCAGCCGGTTACATTGTGCATGTCTCAATCGGAGTGACAGATACCATCATGCTGGGCCGCTATTCGATTGATGCTTTGGCTGCTGTTGTGCTGGGCCACACATATTTTTTCGTCTTTTTTATTGTTGGCGGTGGGTTTGGTCATGCGGTGATGCCCTTGGTCGCCAGTGCCGTTTCAAGCGGGGATGATCTGCAAATTCGGCGGTTAACACGGATGGGGCTTTGGTTATCGGCAGCCTTTTCAATCATTTTTCTCGGTAGCTTCTGGTTTTCCTCGGCGGTCTTGCAGCTGCTAGGACAGGACCCGTCTTTATCGTTGGTGGCGCAAGGCTATCTTAGGGTTGTTGGTTTTGCCCTCTTCCCTGCGCTGATGGTGATTGTGATCAAATCCTATCTGTCAGCGCTTGAGTTGATGCGTGCCGTCCTGCTGATCACGCTGGGTGGCTTCATTATAAATATTCCACTGAATTATTGTTTGATCTTTGGCAATTGGGGCGCGCCAGAACTTGGGGTGCAAGGTGCGGCCATTGCTTCGCTGGTTGTCAATATCTTTATGGCCCTTGGCGTTGCACTCTATGCGCAGTGGGTGCTGCCCGCGCAACAGATCTTTGCCCGTTTGTGGCGTCCGGATTGGAGCGCTATGGTGAAAGTGGCAAAACTTGGCGCGCCCATAGGAGCGACCAGCTTTGCCGAGGTCGGATTGTTTTCTGGCGCCTCGTTCATGATGGGATGGCTGGGCACAGTGCCCTTGGCCGCCCATGGGGTAGCTTTGCAACTGACCAGCCTGGCTTTTGTGGTTCATGTGGGCCTGTCCGGTGCGGCCACTATTCTGGTGGGCAAAGCTTATGGCCGCCAAGAGAAAACCACATTGCGCCAGGTGTCCATTGCGGCCTTTGCGCTGTCAATGGTCTTTGCTACCGTGACCGCTATTGCCTATGTGACAATCCCAGCCCCCTTGCTGGCTGCCTTTATTGATGCTGCAGATCCGGCTTTTGACCAGATTATTTTTTACGGCAGCGCGCTTTTATTGATGTCGGCATTGTTTCAGGTTGTGGATGCAGCGCAGGTCATGGGCCTGGGATTTTTGCGCGGGATACAGGACACTGCAGTTCCGATGGCCATGGCCGTGGTCAGCTACTGGATCATCGGATTGCCGATTGCCTATATCTTTTGTTTTATCTTCGACTGGGGCGGGCCGGGGCTATGGGCGGGCTTGGCGGTTGGGCTTGCAGCCGCAGCGGTGATGATGCTTGCGCGGTTCTTACTGTTGTTAAAGCGGCTCTAG
- a CDS encoding alpha/beta fold hydrolase, producing the protein MSEFVTLNGHRFFLRTWGDAKNPPLLLLHGFPEYSGAWEEVATRLSDRFYCIAPDQRGYGQSYSPSDVAAYHIQHLVGDLVSLIDHIGGPLDVVGHDWGASAAYALAIARSDLLRKLVILNGVHPIPFQRALIEAADQIAASQYILWLQRAGSEQVLAADNFIKLREMFAGPMNMSWLDAARLKDYLAAWRDTAGLQAMINWYRATGLYVPELGAEIDPPPPLDADAMRISVPHLLIWGTDDTALLPSSFAGMDALCDAFTLHKISGADHWLHHQKPDEVAALIREFI; encoded by the coding sequence ATGTCAGAATTTGTCACTTTGAATGGTCATAGATTTTTCCTTCGAACTTGGGGCGATGCCAAAAATCCTCCGCTTTTGCTGTTGCACGGGTTTCCGGAATATTCCGGCGCATGGGAAGAGGTGGCCACACGGCTGAGCGACCGGTTTTACTGCATTGCGCCAGATCAGCGCGGGTATGGTCAAAGCTATTCGCCAAGTGATGTTGCAGCCTATCACATTCAGCATCTGGTTGGTGATTTGGTGTCATTGATTGATCATATTGGTGGGCCGCTTGATGTCGTTGGGCATGATTGGGGCGCATCGGCGGCCTATGCGCTGGCGATTGCGCGGTCTGATTTGCTGCGCAAATTAGTCATTCTAAATGGCGTGCACCCAATTCCGTTTCAACGCGCTTTAATCGAAGCTGCGGATCAAATTGCGGCCTCGCAATATATCCTGTGGTTGCAGCGTGCAGGATCAGAGCAGGTACTTGCCGCTGATAACTTCATTAAATTACGAGAAATGTTTGCCGGTCCAATGAATATGTCGTGGCTGGATGCCGCGCGGCTTAAAGACTATCTGGCCGCGTGGCGTGACACTGCGGGGTTGCAAGCCATGATTAACTGGTATCGGGCCACTGGGCTATATGTGCCCGAACTGGGCGCGGAAATTGATCCCCCGCCACCACTTGACGCAGATGCCATGCGGATTTCGGTGCCGCATCTTTTGATCTGGGGAACCGATGACACCGCGCTTTTGCCTTCAAGTTTTGCAGGTATGGATGCGCTTTGCGATGCCTTTACGCTGCATAAAATTAGTGGCGCCGATCACTGGTTGCACCACCAAAAACCTGATGAAGTTGCCGCATTGATCCGCGAGTTTATATAA
- a CDS encoding hotdog fold thioesterase gives MVTQLTLPFVQKFLDENFAQWILDLQPKLTHFADGSAEIEIPITSHIKRFGDIVCGQAISALADTTMVFACFSHLDRLAPVTTTTLDSQFLRPASGDILTCRAKVERAGKAMFFLSAELTTRPNEKRVALASATFYLPA, from the coding sequence ATGGTGACGCAACTGACTCTGCCTTTTGTCCAGAAATTTCTGGATGAAAATTTTGCTCAATGGATTTTGGATCTTCAGCCGAAGCTCACCCATTTTGCCGATGGCAGCGCCGAGATCGAGATCCCGATCACATCGCATATCAAGCGCTTCGGGGATATCGTATGCGGCCAAGCGATCAGTGCGTTGGCGGATACAACCATGGTGTTTGCCTGCTTTAGTCATCTTGACCGATTGGCCCCCGTCACCACCACGACACTGGACAGCCAGTTTTTGCGCCCTGCCTCGGGCGATATTTTAACCTGCCGTGCCAAAGTGGAGCGGGCCGGCAAAGCGATGTTTTTTCTCAGCGCTGAATTGACCACACGGCCAAATGAAAAGAGGGTCGCCCTTGCGAGCGCAACATTTTACCTTCCTGCTTAG
- the parE gene encoding DNA topoisomerase IV subunit B, protein MSDLLSRASSDDYDASSIEVLEGLEPVRKRPGMYIGGTDERALHHLVAEVLDNSMDEAVAGHANRIEVELHSDYAITIRDNGRGIPVDPHPKFPKKSALEVILCTLHAGGKFSGKAYQTSGGLHGVGASVVNALSDSMVVQVARNKELYEQRFSRGIPLAPLAKLGPTQNRRGTTVTFHPDAEIFGKLCFKPARLFKSIRSKAYLFSGVEIRWKSEVDDGETPTEASFHFPGGLSDYLNETLNGATTYAEQPFSGVVEFQERFQIPGKVEWAINWTPSRDGFIQSYCNTVPTPEGGTHESGFWAAILKGIRAYGELVNNRKAKDITRDDLTTGGCALVSCFIREPEFVGQTKDRLATNEAQRLVENSVRDHFDNWLAADTKSAGAILDFLVLRAEERMRRRQEKETQRKTATKKLRLPGKLVDCSATARNGTELFLVEGDSAGGSAKMGRDRKTQALLPLRGKILNVLGAASSKLGTNQEISDLSQALGVGMGTRFNLDDLRYDKVIIMTDADVDGAHIAALLMTFFFTQMRPMIDAGHLYLACPPLYRLTQGAKRVYCIDEQERDEWLKKGLGGKGKIDVSRFKGLGEMDAKDLKETTMNPATRKLIRVSIDEDEPGETGNLVERLMGKKPELRYQYIQENAKFVEELDV, encoded by the coding sequence ATGAGCGATCTATTAAGCCGCGCCTCAAGTGATGATTATGACGCCTCTTCTATAGAAGTATTGGAAGGGCTTGAGCCCGTTCGCAAACGCCCCGGTATGTATATCGGCGGCACGGATGAGCGCGCATTGCATCATCTGGTTGCCGAAGTCCTGGACAACTCGATGGATGAGGCCGTGGCCGGACATGCCAACCGGATCGAGGTTGAGCTGCACAGCGATTATGCGATCACCATCCGCGATAATGGCCGCGGTATTCCGGTCGACCCGCATCCTAAATTCCCAAAAAAATCAGCCCTTGAGGTGATCTTATGCACCTTGCATGCGGGCGGTAAGTTTAGCGGCAAAGCCTATCAAACCTCGGGCGGCCTTCATGGGGTCGGGGCATCAGTTGTCAATGCGCTTTCTGACAGTATGGTGGTGCAGGTGGCGCGCAACAAAGAATTGTATGAACAGCGCTTTAGCCGCGGTATTCCTCTAGCACCTCTGGCCAAGCTTGGCCCAACGCAAAACCGTCGTGGCACTACCGTAACATTTCATCCCGATGCCGAGATATTCGGCAAACTGTGTTTTAAACCGGCGCGGCTTTTCAAATCAATCCGCTCGAAAGCCTATCTTTTTAGCGGTGTAGAGATTCGTTGGAAATCAGAAGTTGACGATGGTGAAACCCCGACCGAGGCAAGTTTTCATTTTCCTGGCGGATTGAGCGATTATCTAAATGAAACGCTAAACGGTGCAACCACTTATGCCGAGCAGCCCTTTAGCGGAGTTGTTGAGTTTCAAGAGCGTTTTCAAATCCCCGGCAAGGTGGAATGGGCGATCAATTGGACCCCGTCGCGCGACGGGTTTATCCAGTCATACTGTAACACAGTCCCGACCCCCGAAGGCGGCACCCATGAAAGCGGGTTCTGGGCCGCAATCCTAAAAGGCATCCGCGCCTATGGTGAATTGGTCAACAACCGAAAAGCCAAGGATATCACCCGGGATGATCTAACCACGGGCGGCTGCGCCTTGGTCAGCTGTTTTATCCGCGAGCCAGAATTTGTCGGCCAAACCAAAGACCGGCTGGCCACCAATGAAGCCCAGCGCCTGGTGGAAAATTCGGTGCGTGACCATTTTGACAACTGGCTGGCCGCCGATACCAAATCGGCGGGTGCAATTCTTGATTTTCTGGTGCTACGCGCCGAAGAGCGGATGCGCCGGCGGCAGGAAAAAGAAACCCAGCGCAAGACGGCCACCAAGAAACTGCGGCTTCCGGGCAAACTGGTGGATTGTTCGGCCACTGCGCGCAACGGCACGGAACTGTTTCTAGTCGAAGGTGACAGTGCCGGCGGTTCGGCCAAAATGGGCCGAGACCGCAAAACCCAGGCTTTGCTGCCCCTGCGCGGTAAAATCCTAAATGTGCTGGGCGCGGCCAGCTCAAAGCTTGGAACGAACCAAGAGATTAGCGATTTATCGCAGGCTTTGGGCGTCGGCATGGGCACCCGCTTCAACCTTGATGATCTACGCTATGATAAAGTGATCATCATGACCGACGCGGATGTGGACGGGGCCCATATTGCGGCGCTGTTGATGACCTTCTTTTTCACCCAGATGCGGCCCATGATTGATGCTGGCCATCTTTATCTGGCCTGCCCGCCGCTCTACCGGCTGACCCAAGGGGCCAAAAGGGTCTACTGCATTGACGAGCAAGAGCGCGACGAATGGCTAAAAAAAGGTCTGGGCGGTAAGGGTAAAATTGATGTCAGCCGATTTAAGGGTCTGGGTGAAATGGACGCCAAAGACCTAAAAGAAACCACAATGAATCCCGCGACCCGTAAATTGATCCGGGTCAGTATTGATGAGGACGAGCCGGGCGAAACCGGAAATCTGGTGGAACGGCTGATGGGTAAAAAGCCCGAGCTGCGCTACCAGTACATCCAAGAAAATGCTAAGTTTGTCGAAGAGCTGGATGTATAA
- a CDS encoding winged helix DNA-binding protein, which produces MNVPSAVTATKETAFMSGYLDALAMVERLHRLLLDVIKDEFERVGALEINAVQALLLFNVGENELTAGELKTRGYYQGSNVSYNLKKLVDMGYMHHQRCELDRRSVRVKLTPKGRTVREVVARLFARHAEGLITQDILDTASIKDISSTLKQVERYWTDQIRYIY; this is translated from the coding sequence ATGAATGTTCCAAGCGCAGTGACAGCCACCAAGGAAACGGCTTTTATGAGTGGCTATCTTGATGCCCTTGCAATGGTCGAACGATTACATCGTCTGCTTCTGGATGTGATTAAGGACGAATTTGAACGGGTTGGCGCCTTGGAAATAAATGCGGTGCAGGCGCTGCTCTTGTTCAATGTGGGGGAAAATGAGCTGACCGCTGGTGAATTGAAAACCCGCGGTTACTATCAGGGTAGCAACGTCAGCTATAATTTAAAAAAACTGGTGGATATGGGCTATATGCACCACCAGCGATGCGAGCTTGATCGCCGATCGGTGCGGGTCAAGCTAACCCCCAAGGGCCGCACTGTGCGTGAAGTGGTGGCCCGTCTTTTTGCCCGCCATGCCGAAGGGCTGATTACCCAAGATATTCTGGACACAGCGTCGATCAAAGATATTTCATCCACGCTTAAACAGGTCGAACGCTACTGGACTGATCAAATCAGGTATATTTATTAA
- a CDS encoding aminotransferase class I/II-fold pyridoxal phosphate-dependent enzyme — protein MSVLSAGLARIKPSPTIAMSSLASSLRQEGRDIISLSAGEPDFDTPDHIKAAAIAAIEAGKTKYTPPDGMPELKAAICDKFARDNGLRYEPKQISVGTGGKQILYNALVASLNPGDEVVIPAPYWVSYPDMVLLAGGTPVIAETRAENNYKLTASDLHAALSSATKWFIFNSPSNPTGAGYTQDELRALTDVLLEFPHVWVMSDDMYEHLAFDGFRFCTPAQIEPQLYERTLTCNGVSKAYAMTGWRIGYAGGPEPLIAAMRKVQSQSTSNPSSISQWAALEALTGPQEFLAGNNDTFVRRRNLVVAALNAIDGIDCPMPEGAFYVYPSITGLIGKRTSKGHVIATDEDFAMQLLEETGVAVVFGAAFGLSPNFRVSYATSDDLLKDACKRIADFCASLN, from the coding sequence ATGTCTGTTCTATCAGCCGGTCTTGCGCGCATAAAACCTTCGCCAACCATTGCTATGTCATCACTGGCCAGTTCGCTGCGCCAAGAGGGCCGCGATATTATCAGCCTAAGCGCGGGCGAGCCGGATTTTGACACCCCGGACCACATTAAAGCCGCCGCAATTGCCGCCATTGAAGCTGGTAAAACAAAATATACACCACCCGATGGCATGCCCGAGTTGAAAGCTGCGATTTGCGATAAATTTGCCCGTGACAATGGCCTAAGGTATGAGCCCAAGCAGATTTCCGTCGGCACCGGTGGCAAGCAAATATTGTATAATGCTTTGGTGGCTTCGCTCAATCCCGGGGATGAAGTTGTGATCCCTGCGCCTTACTGGGTCAGCTATCCCGATATGGTGCTACTTGCTGGCGGCACGCCAGTGATTGCCGAAACCCGCGCGGAAAATAACTACAAACTGACCGCAAGTGATTTGCACGCCGCGCTTAGCAGCGCTACTAAATGGTTCATTTTTAACTCGCCCTCAAACCCAACAGGGGCCGGATATACCCAAGACGAGCTGCGCGCCTTGACCGATGTGCTGCTTGAGTTTCCCCACGTCTGGGTGATGAGCGACGATATGTATGAACACCTAGCCTTTGACGGGTTTCGCTTTTGCACCCCCGCGCAGATTGAACCACAGCTTTATGAGCGCACACTCACCTGTAACGGCGTGTCCAAAGCCTATGCCATGACCGGCTGGCGCATTGGCTATGCTGGTGGGCCAGAGCCGCTGATTGCAGCGATGCGCAAAGTGCAAAGTCAAAGCACATCGAACCCATCGTCGATTAGCCAGTGGGCTGCGCTAGAAGCGCTAACTGGCCCACAAGAGTTTCTGGCAGGAAATAATGATACGTTTGTGCGCCGCCGCAATCTGGTGGTGGCTGCCCTAAATGCCATCGACGGCATAGACTGCCCGATGCCCGAGGGCGCGTTTTATGTCTATCCGTCCATCACGGGGCTTATTGGCAAGCGTACGTCAAAAGGCCATGTGATTGCCACGGACGAAGACTTTGCCATGCAGTTGCTCGAAGAAACCGGTGTCGCTGTGGTTTTTGGCGCGGCCTTTGGTCTGTCGCCAAATTTCCGTGTCAGCTATGCCACCTCGGATGACTTGCTAAAGGACGCCTGCAAACGCATTGCGGATTTCTGTGCATCACTCAACTGA
- a CDS encoding helix-turn-helix domain-containing protein: MTDAALDWYGPDTATFGDRVAAARDATSMTQQQLAKRLGIKLATLKAWEGDLSEPRANRLSMLAGLLNVSITWLINGEGEGVDSPEVAPEISPEMSDLLLEMRTLKSTLKESSDRLGRLEKQLRQNLKDPV; this comes from the coding sequence ATGACAGATGCAGCACTCGATTGGTACGGGCCCGATACAGCAACTTTTGGGGATAGGGTGGCGGCAGCTCGAGATGCGACCAGCATGACACAGCAGCAGCTGGCAAAACGTTTGGGGATTAAACTGGCGACCCTCAAGGCCTGGGAAGGCGACCTTTCTGAGCCGCGAGCCAATCGTTTGTCGATGCTTGCAGGTCTGTTAAATGTCTCAATCACTTGGCTGATCAACGGCGAGGGCGAAGGGGTGGATAGCCCGGAGGTTGCGCCTGAGATAAGCCCAGAGATGAGCGATCTTTTACTTGAAATGAGAACGCTTAAATCAACGCTAAAAGAGTCGTCAGATCGCCTTGGCCGGTTGGAAAAGCAACTGCGACAAAACCTAAAGGATCCAGTATGA
- a CDS encoding DUF4396 domain-containing protein, with the protein MSALTDTFSINWRCRHTWRRSSKNTLWCLLGCSIGDLGTIAFFQYTGIPWSTLAIMSLAICNGLLTSIALETVILMRQMALKVAFQTAIGMSLISMISMEAAMNLVDVWLTGGAKLTWWVIPFMLLAGFITPLPYNYWRLKALGKACH; encoded by the coding sequence ATGAGCGCTTTAACAGATACATTCTCAATCAACTGGCGCTGCCGTCACACATGGCGGCGGTCTTCCAAAAATACCCTGTGGTGTTTGCTCGGCTGCTCGATCGGGGATTTGGGGACAATTGCTTTTTTTCAATACACCGGTATCCCATGGAGCACGCTCGCGATCATGAGCCTAGCAATTTGCAACGGTTTGCTCACCTCAATCGCGCTTGAAACAGTTATTTTGATGCGGCAAATGGCTTTGAAAGTGGCGTTTCAAACGGCAATTGGCATGTCGCTTATTTCGATGATTTCGATGGAGGCCGCGATGAATTTGGTTGATGTCTGGCTGACGGGCGGTGCCAAGCTCACATGGTGGGTCATCCCGTTTATGCTTCTGGCCGGCTTTATCACGCCGCTTCCTTATAACTACTGGCGTTTAAAAGCTTTGGGCAAAGCCTGTCACTAA
- a CDS encoding EamA-like transporter family protein has product MSYSTSALIMLAAGLGIPVLAALNAALGQFLGSPVAAVTVLLCVAFSATFVILLTTSSLSFARLAEAPRHLFLAGLLVTFYMLSITAIAPHFGVGNAIFFVLLGQLISAAVVDHFALFGASGSPLSLTRSLGLGVMALGVWITQQA; this is encoded by the coding sequence ATGTCCTATAGTACTTCTGCTTTGATCATGTTGGCCGCAGGTCTTGGCATTCCGGTTTTAGCGGCGCTCAACGCCGCGCTTGGACAGTTCCTTGGCTCGCCCGTGGCGGCGGTCACAGTTCTATTATGCGTGGCCTTTAGCGCGACTTTTGTCATCTTACTGACCACCTCTAGCCTGTCTTTTGCGCGTTTGGCCGAAGCGCCGAGGCATCTGTTTCTGGCAGGCTTGCTTGTGACTTTCTATATGTTGTCGATCACCGCTATTGCACCGCATTTCGGGGTGGGAAATGCGATTTTCTTTGTGCTTTTAGGCCAATTGATCAGTGCAGCGGTGGTGGATCACTTTGCGCTTTTTGGCGCGTCAGGCTCACCGCTGTCGCTGACGCGTTCGCTTGGGCTTGGGGTGATGGCGCTTGGCGTCTGGATCACCCAGCAGGCCTAG
- the cueR gene encoding Cu(I)-responsive transcriptional regulator: MKISHAAEKARLPVKTVRYYADIGLVAPADRSASGYRSYDQDAIQKLIFIRRARAFGFSITKCRELLGLYVDDSRSSADVKEIAKRRLAEIEEKQKELQYLHDELAHLISACRGDDRPDCPIISGLAQPA, encoded by the coding sequence ATGAAAATTTCACACGCCGCAGAAAAGGCCAGATTGCCGGTTAAGACCGTGCGCTATTATGCCGATATCGGGCTGGTTGCCCCCGCAGACCGCAGTGCATCTGGATATCGCAGCTATGATCAGGACGCGATTCAAAAGTTGATTTTTATCCGCCGCGCACGCGCTTTCGGGTTTAGCATTACCAAATGCCGTGAACTGCTGGGGCTCTATGTGGATGACAGCCGCTCAAGCGCAGATGTAAAAGAGATTGCCAAACGGCGGCTGGCCGAAATTGAGGAAAAACAGAAGGAGCTGCAATACCTGCATGATGAGCTGGCCCATCTCATCTCTGCTTGCCGCGGCGATGATCGCCCTGATTGCCCAATTATATCCGGCCTTGCCCAACCGGCGTGA
- a CDS encoding succinate dehydrogenase assembly factor 2, whose amino-acid sequence MSEARQTRLKRLKMRSMRRGIKEMDIILSRFADDCLPTMSPEELDIYEDFLDQNDQDLYQWVSGQSACAPQFIALVGNIKVHISRVHG is encoded by the coding sequence ATGAGCGAGGCGCGGCAGACGCGGCTTAAGCGGCTTAAGATGCGATCGATGCGGCGCGGGATCAAGGAAATGGATATTATCCTGTCTCGATTTGCGGATGATTGTCTACCAACGATGAGCCCCGAAGAACTGGATATTTATGAAGATTTTCTAGATCAAAATGATCAGGATCTTTATCAATGGGTGTCGGGGCAAAGCGCCTGCGCGCCGCAATTCATAGCGCTAGTTGGGAATATAAAAGTGCATATTTCCCGAGTGCATGGCTAA